In the Methanothermobacter sp. K4 genome, ACGGGAGGATTTGAGATACTTGAAAGGGAGGACATCGAAGAATTCAGGCGCAGAACAGGTGAGAAGGCCGTGAGACTCCTATCAGCAGATTCGCCACCATCAGGACGATTTCATGTAATAACAGACCCTGAACTTACAGGTGTCTTCATACATGAGGCCCTGGGGCATGCCGCCGAGGCTGACCTCATACTTCAGGGCGACTCAATCCTTGAGGGCAGGCTCGGTGAGAGGATTGCCTCAGAGGGTGTGACCATAGTTGATGATCCCACCCTTGATGGTTTTGGTAGTTACAGCTACGACGCAGAGGGTGTGGAGGCATCAAGGACTGTTCTTGTTGAGGACGGCACTCTCAGATCACTCCTGAATTCCAGGGAAACAGCCTTCAAGCTTGGAATTGAACCATCAGGAAACGCACGTTCAGCCATAGGGGACCAGCCCATTGTCAGGATGAGCAACACCTTCCTTGAACCAGGAGACCTTTCATTTGATGAACTCGTGGAGGATGTGCGTGACGGCATCTACCTCAGGGGTTCAAGGGGAGGTCAGGTTGATACGGGCAAGGGGATATTCCAGTTCAATGCGGCTGAATCATTCAGGATAATGGATGGTGAGATCGGTGAGCCCCTCAGGGATGTTTCACTCTCAGGAAACGTTCTTGAGACCCTGATGAACGTTGATGGTGTTGGTTCAGACTTCAAACTGGGGATTGGCTTCTGCGGTAAATCAGGACAGAGCGTCCCTGTAGGTGATGGGGGGCCACATGTGAGGATACTCAACGCAATGGTTGGTGGAACATGAAGTCCATATCAGTAGATGAGGGAAGGCTTCTTATCGAAATTGCAAGGAGTGTAATCGAGGAGCGCCTGCGTGGCTCCGAAACATTCAGATTACCAGGGAATCTTCCTGATAAATTCAGGGAGAACAGGGGTGTATTCGTTACACTGGAGAAGAATGGAGAGCTCAGGGGATGCATAGGTTACCCTGAACCAGTAAGGCCCCTCATAGATGCCCTTATCGACGCCGCCATATCCGCGGCCACATGTGACCCGAGGTTCCCGCCTGTTGAACCTGAGGAACTTGATGAGATAGAGGTTGAGGTCAGCGTTCTCACACCACCCACCCCCATCAGGGTTGAAAATCCTGCTGATTATCCCCGAATGATTAGGGTTGGTGTTGATGGCCTCATCGTTGAGAGGGGATGGGCGAGGGGCCTTCTGCTGCCACAGGTTGCAACAGAGTGGGGATGGGACGCTGAGGAGTTCCTCTGCAACACCTGCATGAAGGCTGGACTCCCACCTGACTGCTTCTATGACCCCCAGACGAGGGTTTACAGGTTCCAGGCCCAGATATTCCGTGAAAGGGACTGCAGATAAAACCCAGAATCATACCTTTGAGGTTCACCTACATAAATACATATTCAAAAGTTATTAATAGAGAAGAGTGATTTCATGATAATACCAACAGTTCCAACAGCAGATGAACTCCTTGATAAGGGGTTCAGGAGGGCCAGGAAGGCCGCATCCCTCAAGAGGAGTTCAAAGATCCCTGGACAGAAGAAGGCCAAGATCATCGAATCAACACGCATCCAGACAGCATGCCAGGTTATAAGGGACCGTCTGAAGATGATCATCCAGCGCCTACCAGATATAGAGTCACTGCCAGACTTCTATCAGGACTACATCGATGTAACCGTGGGTGTGGATGACCTCAAAAAGTCCCTTGGCGCGCTTAACTGGGCCGTCGGAATACTCAATCAGCTTGAATCAGATTACATGAAGAAAATCAAACGTTCTAAACCAGCTGATGCATCAAATCTGAGAAGGGAGGCCTTCGGGAGGATATCATCTGTTGTAAGAAGAATTGAGGGTGACCTTGATTTCCTTGACTTTGCAAAGAACAGGCTCAGAAACATGCCAACCGTGGACTTCGATGCATTCACGGTTGTTATAGCGGGTTTTCCAAACGTGGGGAAATCAACACTGCTCAGGACACTGACGGGTGCAGAACCAGAGGTTGCTGATTACCCCTTCACCACCAAGGGTATCCAGATAGGCCACCTTGAACGTAAATGGCGGAAAATTCAGGTTATAGATACCCCCGGGCTCCTTGACCGGCCGGTTGAGGATATGAACAACATTGAACTCCAGGCCATGGTTGCCCTTGAGAACATAGCCGATGTCATACTCTTCATATTTGACGCCTCAGAGACCTGCGGATACACACTCGAAAGCCAGTACAGCCTCTACCTTGGCATAAAGGGCGTCTTTAACACCCCCATCATCACGGTTTTCAACAAGATGGACCTTGCAGAAAATGTTAAGTATCTGGAAGAATATATTAATATGGTTGAGGAACCACTGATGGTGTCTGCATTCCAGGGCAGAGGGGTCTCCGAGATAGTAAAAAAACTGGAGGGTTTATATGAAAAAGAAACTGGAAAAACCCATGACAATGTTTGAGAAGAGAAGGCTGATGGCCGAGAAGATGATGGAGGATATGATAAAGAACATGAAGGAGATGCAGAAGGAGTTCGAGAAGAAGATATCAGAGTACACCGAGAACATACCTGAAAAGCTGAACATGGACGTCATAGAAACAGATGACCAGATAATCATAAAGACCGACCTTCCTGGTGTTAAGAAAGACGATATAGTCATAGAACTCACAGAAAATACCATATCCATCTCTGCAGTCTTTGAAGAGGAAGTTGAGGTCCGAGAAGCCAATTTCGTCAAAAAGGAAAGGAAGTATGGTGAGGCAAAAAGGGAGATGAGGCTCCCTGAAAAGATAAAGGTAGAAGAGGCCAAAGCCAAATTTGAAAATGGTGTTCTAACAGTTGAGCTACCCAAAGTGGAGGTCAAAAAGAAACAGCTCCTCAAGGTGGAATGAACCACCTACTATTTTTTTGTTGCCGCGGGAACTTATGTAACTAATTTTGCTGGCTAAATAAAAGAAAAGACCAGTTCATAGATTATTTTAAAGAAAGGAATAATTATTAGTATCTGACCTTGCCGATATGCCTC is a window encoding:
- a CDS encoding TldD/PmbA family protein — encoded protein: MDIDMDHLERVISGIAEKVEYADIRAGTSSSGSIILKDGNVQEVKSGQAAGFRIRVLKNGSWGFAFTDEPEELEGMALRAVKMAESLRGDVEVGSLRPQHDRTSVKSSRAPSDVPADEKRELVFETHHAASVDGVVSTTVSYVDMESSTVFLNSEGSCIEMNDSKVALFLNAVASDGTSIQFGHGSCGGTGGFEILEREDIEEFRRRTGEKAVRLLSADSPPSGRFHVITDPELTGVFIHEALGHAAEADLILQGDSILEGRLGERIASEGVTIVDDPTLDGFGSYSYDAEGVEASRTVLVEDGTLRSLLNSRETAFKLGIEPSGNARSAIGDQPIVRMSNTFLEPGDLSFDELVEDVRDGIYLRGSRGGQVDTGKGIFQFNAAESFRIMDGEIGEPLRDVSLSGNVLETLMNVDGVGSDFKLGIGFCGKSGQSVPVGDGGPHVRILNAMVGGT
- a CDS encoding TIGR00296 family protein, with protein sequence MKSISVDEGRLLIEIARSVIEERLRGSETFRLPGNLPDKFRENRGVFVTLEKNGELRGCIGYPEPVRPLIDALIDAAISAATCDPRFPPVEPEELDEIEVEVSVLTPPTPIRVENPADYPRMIRVGVDGLIVERGWARGLLLPQVATEWGWDAEEFLCNTCMKAGLPPDCFYDPQTRVYRFQAQIFRERDCR
- a CDS encoding NOG1 family protein, which encodes MIIPTVPTADELLDKGFRRARKAASLKRSSKIPGQKKAKIIESTRIQTACQVIRDRLKMIIQRLPDIESLPDFYQDYIDVTVGVDDLKKSLGALNWAVGILNQLESDYMKKIKRSKPADASNLRREAFGRISSVVRRIEGDLDFLDFAKNRLRNMPTVDFDAFTVVIAGFPNVGKSTLLRTLTGAEPEVADYPFTTKGIQIGHLERKWRKIQVIDTPGLLDRPVEDMNNIELQAMVALENIADVILFIFDASETCGYTLESQYSLYLGIKGVFNTPIITVFNKMDLAENVKYLEEYINMVEEPLMVSAFQGRGVSEIVKKLEGLYEKETGKTHDNV
- a CDS encoding Hsp20/alpha crystallin family protein, whose amino-acid sequence is MKKKLEKPMTMFEKRRLMAEKMMEDMIKNMKEMQKEFEKKISEYTENIPEKLNMDVIETDDQIIIKTDLPGVKKDDIVIELTENTISISAVFEEEVEVREANFVKKERKYGEAKREMRLPEKIKVEEAKAKFENGVLTVELPKVEVKKKQLLKVE